Genomic DNA from Synechococcus sp. MU1643:
TGCGGGGTTTTCAACGCTTGTCCCTGCGCCCCGATGACGGGGATGACCCCCTGCTGCTGGTGATCACGCCCGAGGTCCAGGTGGCCCTTGCCCTGCATGGACCAGTCCAGAAGCGTCAGCTGCTGATGCGTTGCGACCCAGCAACGCTCAGTGATGTTCTGGTTCAGCTGGGGCGGCGGCTGGAGCACCAGTCACCAGCCCAGGCCGAGCAGCTGCGCAAGGCACTCGAATCAATCGGCTCCCTCCAGAGCAATGGAGCCTGGTCAGAACAGTTCTGGCCGCGGCTCACCGAGCGGCTCACCGGCACAGCCCCCGGGCTGATGCTGCAACCCATCCAGGCTGAGCGCCCACCGGAAGCTCCCAGCCATGGAGATCTGAATTTGCTGGAAGCGATCACCCATGAGGTGCGAACACCTCTGGCAACGATCAGAACACTGATCCGGTCTTTGCTGCGGCGAAAGGATCTGGCCGATGTCGTTGTGAATCGCTTGCGGCAGATCGATGTGGAATGCAGCGAGCAGATCGACCGATTTGGCCTGATCTTCCATGCCGCTGAACTGCAACGGGAACCCAATGAAGCCAATCTGGCCCGCACGGATTTGCAGGCCATGCTGAGCGCCCTTGCGCCCAGCTGGACGGAGCAGCTGGATCGTCGCGGGATCGCCCTGGAACTAGATCTCACCGCTGACCTCCCGGCCATCCTCAGTGACTCCCGGCGACTGGAACCGATGCTCGGAGGTCTGATCGACCGCAGCACCAGGGGACTCCCCTCCGGCAGTCAGCTCACCCTTCACCTCCAGGCAGCGGGTCCGCGGGTGAAGCTTCAACTGCATGTGGAGCATCCCGACAGGAGCCAGACCGCGGAGGCCGGCCCGGCTCCCCAGCGCGAGGACGTGGGGACCGTCCTGAGCTGGGATCCCAGCACCGGAAGCCTGCAATTAAGCCAGGATGCGACCCGGCAGATGATGGCCAGCCTGGGGGGCCGCTATCAGCCCAGGCGAGACCGCGACATCACCATTTTCTTCCCGGTGCACATCCCCGGAGAGTGATTGGTTTGTTGACGGGTGTGAAGCTTGCTTTCGGAGGTCAAAACAGGCACCAATGACGGTGCTACTTTCCAGCCATAACGGCTCTTGTGGATTTTTTCAGCCATGGCAGCAACGGCGTTGAACGGTCAACTTCCCCAGCACATCGCCAGTACGGGCGGCCTTCTTAATTCAGCGGAGACCGAAGAGAAATACGCGATCACCTGGACCAGCAAGACTGAGCAGGCTTTTGAGCTCCCCACAGGTGGCGCCGCTCTGATGAATTCAGGCGAAAACCTGATGTATTTCGCTCGCAAGGAACAGTGCCTCGCCCTCGGCACCCAGCTGCGCACGAAGTTCAAGCCCCGGATCGAGGACTACAAGATCTACCGCATTTTCCCCGGTGGTGACACTGAGTTCCTGCATCCCAAGGATGGTGTGTTCTCCGAGAAGGTGAACGAAGGTCGCACCATGGTGGGCCACAACCCCCGTCGCATTGGCCAAAACGTCAACCCCGCCAATATCAAGTTCAGCGGCCGCAACACCTTCGACGCCTGATTCCTTATCGCAGCCGAGACCCCGGAGATCATGATCTCCGGGGTCTCGGCTGCGATGATCAGGTCATGTTCAGTCCCGATCGCGACGCCTTTCATCAGGCAGTTTGTAGTGGTGCCAACCTGATTCCTCTGGCTCAGAGCTGGCCCGCAGATCTTGAAACACCCCTCACCACCTGGATCAAGGCGGGTGACGGAAGACCTCCAGGCGTGCTGCTGGAGTCTGTCGAGGGTGGTGAAACCCTGGGCCGTTGGAGTGTGATCGCCTGTGATCCTCTCTGGACGGCGTCAGCTCGGAACGATCGTCTGACGCGCACCTGGCGCGACGGTCGTGAAGAGACGTTGAACGGCAATCCATTCGAATCCCTGCGCGACTGCCTCGCGCCTTACTCCTGCGTCAACCTGCCGGGCCTCCCTCCGCTTGGACAGCTATATGGCGTTTGGGGCTACGAACTGATCCAGTGGATCGAACCCACCGTCGCTGTTCACCCTCGGGCTGCTGCCGATCCCCCGGATGGGATCTGGATGTTGATGGACGCGATCCTGATCTTTGATCAGGTGAAACGACAGATCACCGCCGTCGCCTTCGGCGACCTCTCTAACGGAGCGGATGAGGAGCAGGCCTGGCAAACCGCTATCGGACGGATCGAGGCCCTGCGCCAGCGGATGGACGCACCTCTGCCAGCCGTCAAACCACTGACCTGGGACGCGAAAAGCACAGAGCTTCCCGCTGTGTGCTCCAACCGCAGCCGCGATGAATTCAAAGCAGCCGTCGACACCGCCAAGGAACACATCGCAGCCGGCGATGTGTTCCAACTGGTGATCAGTCAGCGCCTGGAAACCGAGGTGCCTCAATCATCCCTGGAGCTGTATCGCAGTTTGCGGATGGTGAATCCATCCCCGTACATGGCGTTCTTCGACTTTGGGGACTGGCAACTGATTGGCTCCAGTCCAGAGGTGATGGTTCAGGCCGAACCGGCTGCTGATGGCATCCACGCCAGCCTGCGGCCCATCGCCGGAACTCGGCCCCGCGGCGCCACGCCCCTAGAGGATCGCGAGCTGGAAGCTGACCTGCTGGCCGATCCCAAGGAACGGGCTGAGCACGTGATGCTTGTTGATCTGGGCCGGAATGACCTCGGCAGGGTCTGTCAGCCCGGAAGCGTGGCGGTGCAAGACCTGATGGTGATCGAGCGCTACTCCCACGTGATGCACATCGTCAGCCAAGTCGAAGGACGCCTTGGCCCGAAGCACGATGTGTGGGATCTGCTGATGGCGGCTTTTCCCGCCGGCACCGTCAGCGGAGCACCGAAAATCCGTGCGATGCAACTCATCCATGATCTTGAGCCCGATGCGCGTGGCCCCTATTCCGGGGTCTACGGATCCGTTGATCTGGCAGGGGCCCTCAACACGGCGATCACGATCCGCACCATGGTGGTGCAACCACGCGATGGCGGAGGATGCCGGGTGAAAGTGCAGGCCGGGGCAGGCGTTGTTGCCGATTCACAGCCGACGGCAGAGTTTGAGGAAACCCTGAACAAAGCCCGGGGAATGCTGACTGCACTCGCTTGCCTGAATCCACCGGAATGACAGCGCAACCCCTTCTGCTGAAAGGCTTCGAGGTTGAACTGTTCACCGGTCAAACCAACGGAGCCAACGTGGGCGTCGCTCCCGACGTGGCCAGGGAACTGCCTGGCTTCGTGACAGAACCGGACTGTCGCAATCTCGAATACATCACCGACCCGATCCGGGATTACGCCGAACTGCCCGAGGCGCTGCTTTCTCCCCGGCGGACGCTGCGGCGGTGGCTGCAGGAACGGGAGCTAACGCTTCTCCCCGGCAGCACCATGAGCCTGGGTAACAGCAGCCGATTCGAACGCTCCGACCCCGACAACGCCTATCACGCGCTGATTGAACAGCTGTATGGCACCAGGGTCGTGACAGCCAGCATTCACATCAACCTCGGAATCACAGATCTCGACTGGTTGTTTGCAGCGGTCCGGCTCGTGCGCTGCGAAGCAGCTCTGCTGCTCGCCCTGAGTGCCAGTTCCCCCTTTTTGGATGGGCGCAGCACCAACCACCACTCCCAGCGATGGCACCAATTCCCCATAACGCCGCCTGCAGTTCCTCTCTTTAGGGATCACGGGCACTACATCCAGTGGGTGGAGGAGCAACTGGCCACGGGTGCCATGCGCAACGAGCGTCACCTGTGGACGTCCGTTCGGCCGAATGGTCCGCAGCGCCCCTACGACCTCAACCGGTTGGAGTTACGGATCTGTGATCTGGTCACCAATCCCCATGAGCTGCTGGCGATCACCTGTCTGCTGGAGCTGAGGCTGCTGGCCCTCAAGAACAACATCGAAAGCCTCGATCCGCTCTGCAGCAGCTCCCTGTCCGCTGACGAACTGGTCCAACTGGCCGACAGCAATGACGCCGCCGTCGCCCGATCCAGCCTGAACGCTGAACTCCGGCATTGGCAAGATGGCCGTGCCATCACTTGCAAGGACTGGCTGCTGGAGCTGATTGATCAGATGGCTCCCCTGGCCGAATCGCTCCAGCTCAGCGCCTGCTTGAGGCCCTTGCATGGCCTGCTGGCCGATGGGAATCAGGCCATGCGCTGGGAAACGGCGCTTGGCCAAGGCCAATCCATCGAAGACCTTCTTCAAGCAGGCATCAAGCGGATGGAGGAGGAGGAACGGATCTCCACCGGGGAAGCCTGTTTGGGATGATCATGTCGAGTTCGTCGCAGCGTGGAGACTTCATGCCCGAGTCCACCACCCCTGACTCCGAGCAAGAGACTGCACGCTTGAGCGGTGGCGGATCCGGCGCAGGGCAGCTTCTTCAGCACCGTCTTGATCTGATTGAAGACCTCTGGAAGTCGGTGCTGCGCAGTGAGTGCCCACCGGATCAGAGCGAACGTCTGCTGAGGCTCAAACAACTCAGTGACCCCGTTTCTCTGGAAGGGAGGGACGGCGACAGCACGAGCGAGGCGATCGTCGAGCTGATAAAGGCCATGGACCTTTCGGAGGCCATCTCAGCGGCCCGTGCCTTTTCTCTGTATTTCCAGCTCATCAACATCCTTGAGCAACGGATCGAGGAAGACAGCTACCTCGACAGCCTCAGGCCCAATCCCAGTGCTGAGACGGCCCAACGGGATGCCTTTGATCCCTTTGCTCCGCCCCTCGCCAACCAAACCGATCCAGCCACCTTTGGAGAGGTGTTCGAGCGGCTGCGTCGGATGAACGTCCCCCCCGCACAGGTGGAGCACCTGCTGCGGGAGCTGGATATCCGTCTGGTGTTCACCGCCCATCCCACGGAGATCGTTCGGCACACAGTGCGTCACAAGCAACGACGTGTGGCCAACTTGCTCCAGCAACTTCAATCAGACACCCCTCTCGCGCATCAGCTGCGCGAGGACTGTCGCGACCAACTGGAAGAGGAAATCCGACTGTGGTGGCGAACCGATGAACTCCACCAGTTCAAACCCACCGTGATCGATGAGGTGGATTCGACCCTGCACTACTTCCAGCAGGTGTTGTTTGAAGCGATGCCGAAACTGCGTAAGAGGCTGATCACTGCCCTGCATCGCCACTACCCCGATGTCCAGGTCCCCCAGGCGTCGTTCTGCACTTTCGGCTCCTGGGTGGGCTCGGACCGGGATGGCAATCCCTCGGTGACACCCGACATCACCTGGCGCACAGCCTGTTACCAGCGTCAGCTGATGCTGGAGCTGTACATCCACTCCGTCCACTCACTCCGTCAGCAGCTGAGCATCTCCATGCAGTGGAGCCAGGTGGCACCATCACTGCTCGAGTCGCTGGAGATGGATCGACTCCGGTTCCCAGAGATCTACGAGCGAAGAGCAGCCCGATACCGACTGGAGCCCTACCGGCTGAAGCTCTGCTACGTGCTCGAAAAACTTGAGCGGACACTCGCCCGCAACAATCAGCTGTCGGAGGCGGGCTGGCAGATGCCCTGTGAAGCCCTGGCCGATCCCCAGGACGGACTCGGCGGAGCCGATGTTCTCCACTACACCTCGGTGGATCAGTTCCGCAGTGACTTGGAGTTGGTCCGCAACAGCCTCGTCAGCACCGAATTGAGCTGCGAACAGCTCGACACGCTGCTGCACCAGGTGCACATCTTTGGGTTCTCTCTGGCCAGCCTCGATATCCGTCAGGAGAGCACCCGCCACAGCGATGCGATCGATGAACTCACCCGCAACCTGGAACTGCCCCAGGCCTACGGGGACATGGACGAAACGCAGCGGATGGCATGGCTCCTCGAGGAACTGCAGACCCGCAGGCCCCTGATTCCGCCAGCCGCCAGTTGGTCGGAGCCAACAGCAGAAACGTTGGCGGTGTTCCGAATGCTGCAGCGCCTCCAGGAGGAGTTCGGTCCGCGGATCTGCAACTCCTATGTGATTTCGATGAGCCACACGGCATCGGATCTCTTGGAGGTTCTGCTGCTGGCGAAAGAGGCAGGCCTGGTAGACCCGCCGAACAAACGGGCCTCCCTACTGGTGGTGCCGCTATTCGAAACCGTGGAGGATCTCCAACGGGCCCCTGCGGTGATGGAAGGGTTATTTAAAACGCCGCTCTACCGCGAACTCCTACCGGTTGCAGGCCAACAGAAACAGCCTCTGCAAGAGCTCATGCTGGGCTACTCAGACAGCAACAAGGATTCTGGCTTTCTCTCCAGCAACTGGGAGATTCACCAGGCTCAGATCGCACTTCAGGCGCTCGCCAGCCGCCAGGATGTGGCGCTTCGCCTCTTCCACGGCCGCGGTGGGTCTGTCAGTCGAGGCGGAGGGCCGGCTTACCAGGCGATCCTGGCCCAACCCAGCGGCACCCTGCAGGGCCGGATCAAAATCACCGAACAGGGTGAAGTACTGAACTCCAAGTACAGCCTGCCCGAGTTGGCGCTTTACAACCTGGAGACCGTAACCACGGCCGTGGTTCAGAACAGCCTGGTAACCAACCAGCTGGATGCGACACCAAGTTGGAATCAGCTGATGAGTCGCCTCGGTACCCGTTCAAGGGAGCATTACCGGGCGTTGGTTCACGACAATCCCGATCTGGTGGCGTTTTTCCAGCAGGTCACGCCGATCGAGGAAATCAGCAAACTGCAGATCTCCAGCCGACCGGCCCGACGCAAAACAGGTGCCAAAGACCTGTCCAGTCTGCGGGCGATTCCCTGGGTCTTCGGTTGGACCCAGAGTCGATTCCTGCTGCCGAGCTGGTTTGGCTTCGGCACGGCGCTGTCGGAAGAAGTGGGCAGTGATTCCGAACAACTCGACCTGCTGCGGCGCCTCCATCAACGTTGGCCGTTCTTCCGGATGCTCATTTCCAAAGTGGAAATGACCCTCTCCAAGGTGGATCTCGATCTGGCCCATCACTACATGAACAGCCTGGGGCACCCCGAACAACGGGAGGCTTTTGAAGCGATCTTCCAGGTGATCGCCAAGGAATACGAACTCACCCGCAAACTGGTCCTGGGAATCACAGGACAGAACCGGCTGCTGGGCGCTGATCAAGGGCTGCAGTTGTCTGTTGATCTGCGCAACCGCACCATCGTGCCTCTGGGCTTTCTCCAGGTTGCACTTTTGAAGCGGCTGCGGGATCAGAACCGACAACCCCCCATGAGTGAGACACCAGGCGCCCCCGAGGACACCCGCACCTACAGCCGCAGTGAACTGCTGAGGGGAGCCTTGCTCACCCTCAACGGCATTGCAGCCGGCATGCGCAACACCGGTTGATCCACTGTGCTGTCGTTCCTTCAACAACCCTCGATTCCACCCTTGCCTGAGGGAACGCGACTCGAAACATCGACCCCTCCCACCTCCGAGCAACTCAACACCCTGCTGATGTCCTGCGGGGAATCAACCCACCCTGAGGAACGCTGGGAGCTCACCCTTCAGCGCAGCCTTTGGCAAATCAGCATCCTGGATGAGGCGAATGGAGAACTGATCGGTTTTGTGCGGGCCACCAGTGATCTGGCCCTGAACGCCAATCTTTGGAACCTTGCCGCAAAACCAGGGCCGAACCAAGGGGCCCTTTTTGCCGTTCTTGTGCACCGTGCCCTGCAGATCCTGCGCCGGGATCTGCCAGGCTGCAGCCTTTCGATCTCGGCCCCTGCAGATGCATTGGAGGCTCTCAAACAGCAGGGTTTCCTTATTGATCCCAACGGCATCCGCGCCATGGGACTCAACCTGAGCTGAGACGTAAGGATCAAACACGAGCATGGAGGGACTCGAACCCCCGACCCTCAGAACCGGAATCTGATGCTCTATCCAACTGAGCTACATGCCCACTGATCGGCGTTAAGCCGCAGTGATATCGAGCGGCAACCGTCCCGATACAGGTACCTTACTCACTGGTCGCCCCAGCACCCATCCGGCTCCACAGGCTCCAACTGCAGGGCTTCCGGAACCACACCGTTCTGCAGCTGGAACTCACGCAGCCACGTCTGCTGGTGATCGGACCAAATGGCATAGGCAAGTCCAACCTCCTCGAGGCAGTTGAGCTGCTGGGCAGCCTGCGCTCTCATCGCTGCAGCAATGATCGAGACCTGATTCATTGGGACACACCCCAGGCCCTGATCCGGGCCGAGGTGGGAGATGGGGATCGCCTGGAACTGGAACTGCGGCGCCAGGGAGGCCGTCAGGCCAGACGAAACGGAAAGCTTCTGGATCGCCAGCTCGACCTGATTGGACCACTGCGCTGCATCGGCTTCAGCGCCCTCGATCTTGATCTGGTCCGTGGCGAACCCGCCCTACGCCGCCAGTGGCTGGACCGAGTGGTGCTGCAGCTTGAACCGGTGTATGCCGATCTGATGGCACGGCTGAACCGGTTGTTGCGACAGCGCAGCCAGCTCTGGCGCCAAAGGCAGATCTCCAGTGCCGAACGCCACGCACTGCTCGACGCGTTTGACGTTCAGATGGCGCTGGTAAGCACCAGGATTCACCGGCGGCGGCAACGGGCCCTGCATCGACTGGAACCGATCTCCCAGCGCTGGCAGACCCATCTCAGCGGGGGCACTGAAGCCTTGGAACTGCATTACAAACCTGGCAGCCGACTCGATGGTGAGGATGCCGAAGCACCCTGGCGACTCTCCATCGAGGAGCAACTGCGCGAACAGCGGGAGGAAGAGGAACGGCTGGGCAGCTGCCGTGTGGGCCCGCACCGGGACGAGATCGCCCTGCTGCTGGGGGGTAGCCCAGCACGACGGTTTGGTTCAGCCGGCCAGCAGCGGTCGCTGGTGCTGGGCCTGAAGCTTGCCGAACTGGAGCTGGTGACCCAGCTGTGTGGGGAGCCACCACTACTGCTTCTCGATGACGTGCTTGCCGAACTGGATCCCACCCGGCAGCAGCTTCTGCTTGAGGCCGTGGGCGAATCGCATCAATGCCTGGTGAGCGCCACCCACCTCGAAGGCTTTGGCGGCGGATGGCAGCAGCAGGCCCAAATTCTTGGAGCAAGAGAACTGAGACCCGACCTGCAGATCGGATAAGGTGGCGAACTTGTTTTTCTCTCATCGCCTGATGGAGCAGACCCTCTCTGAACTGCATCCCAACCCGGGATGGGGTGCATCTGAGATTCATGCCACCGACATGGTTGGCAAACACTGCATTCTTGAGCTCTACGACTGCGATCCCAGCCGGCTCGACGACGAAGCATTCATCCGCACAACGATCACCTCAGCAGCCAAGGGCGCTGGTGCGACGCTGCTGAACCTGATCACCCATCAATTTCAACCCCAGGGCGTCACGGGCCTGGCCCTGCTGGCGGAATCCCACATTTCCATCCACACCTGGCCGGAATCCGGCTATGCCGCTGTTGACGTGTTCACTTGTGGGGACCACACCATGCCGGAGCAGGCCTGCGCCATTCTCTGCCGTGAGCTTCAAGCGAAACGGCACGCGCTGAAAAGCTTTCTGCGAGAAACGCCTGCGGCCATTGCCACCGGAGTGAGAGAACCTGTGGAAACGCCAAGTCAGCTCCCCAGCTGAACAGGGCTACGCCAGATCAGCGGCGGTTCAACTTGCCGCTGACCAGACCTTCTAGATCCAGGTTGACGGAGGTGAAACCAAGGGAGCGAAAGGCCTCGACCAAAGGTTCGCTCTCCGTAAGCGCGAGCACAGCACGAATCTGGTCACTGGGCACCTCTATCCGTGCGGCGAGACCATGGGATCTCACACGGACGGTGCTGAACCCCCTGGAGATCAACCAAGCTTCCGCCTGGCCCACCCGCTTCAACCGCTCGGCGCTGATGCTTTCGCCATAGGGAAAGCGAGAGGCCAAGCAGGGCTGCGCCGGCTTGTCCCACCAGGGGAAACCAAGGGCACGAGACAAAGCACGGATCGCTGCTTTGTCGATCAACAGTTCAGCCAGGGGGGAACGAACCCCTGCCTGTCGGGCCGCGTCAATGCCGGGACGGTGATCGCCGAGGTCATCGAGGTTGACCCCATCAATCACCAAGGCATCACCCGCCGCCGCAGCAATGGGCTGAAGGTGGTGGTGCAGTTCACGCTTGCAGGCAAAGCAGCGATCCACGGGGTTGCTGCTGTAGTCGGGGTCGTTCAACTCGGCCGTCGGACACTCCCGATGCGGAATACCGAGCCATGAGGCCTGATCACGGGCTTCCCGCAACAGATGCGGCGCCAGGGCCGGGGAGACCCCCGTTACTGCCAGAGCGGCATCGCCCTTGGCTTCATAGGCCATCGCCGCCACAAGGGTGCTATCGACACCGCCGGAATAGGCCACGCATAGGGAAGACTGCGAAGCCATCCAGTGCCGCAGGTCCGCCAGCAGCTGCTGCTCTCGATCGGCCAAAGGCTCCTGCAACCGAAACATCAGCGGGGAAAACCAGTTGAGCTAGGTAGGCTCCAACGGTAAGAGCTGTCCCCATGCCTCGAAGCATCGGCATTGTCACCGCAGCGGACAGCCGCGAGCGCAGCCACGGACAGCTGCACATCTATGACGGCGAGGGCAAGGGCAAAAGCCAGGCGGCCCTCGGCGTAGTGCTGCGCACCATTGGACTCGGCATCTGCGAGCAAAGGCAGACCAGGGTGCTGCTGCTGCGCTTCCTCAAAGGCCCAGGACGGGCCTACGACGAGGATGCGGCAATCGAGGCCTTGCAACAGGGTTTCCCCCATCTGATCGACCACCTGCGCACCGGACGAGCCGATCACTTCACCGCCGACGAGGCCACCCGATTCGACCGGGACGAAGCCCAGCGGGGCTGGGTGATTGCCAAGGGGGCAATCGCTAGCGCCCTCTATTCAGTGGTAGTTCTGGACGAACTGAATCCTGTACTGGACCTCGGCCTGCTGGATCTTGAGGATGTGGTCAGCACCCTCAGCAACCGGCCAGAGGGGATGGAAATCATCGTCACCGGTCGGGCCGCACCTGCCCCACTGGTGCGTGTAGCCGACCTCCACTCCGAGATGCGGGCCCATCGCCGTCCGGGCATGAATGACAACCGGGTGGTGCCTCTCAATGTGAGCAGCGGCATCGAGATCTACACCGGTGAAGGCAAAGGCAAATCAACCAGTGCACTGGGGAAAGGGCTGCAGGCCATCGGCCGGGGCATCAGCCAAGACAAGAGCCATCGGGTCTTGATCCTGCAGTGGCTTAAAGGCGGAAGCGGCTACACCGAAGATGCGGCTATCGCCGCTCTACGCGAGAGCTATCCCCACCTGGTGGACCACCTCCGCTCCGGCCGCGATGCCATCGTTTGGCGCGGCCAGCAGGAGCCGATTGATTACGTGGAAGCCGAGCGGGCCTGGGAGATCGCACGGGCTGCCATCTCCAGCGGTCTCTACAAAACCGTGATCCTCGATGAGTTGAACCCCACGGTGGATCTGGAGCTGCTGCCCGTCGAACCGATCCTGCAAACCCTGCTGCGCAAACCTGCGGAAACTGAGGTGATCATTACGGGGCGGTGCAAAAACCCGCCCGCCTACTTCGATCTGGCCAGCATCCATTCAGAGATGGTGTGCCACAAGCACTACGCCGAACAGGGCGTCGACCTGAAACGAGGGGTGGATTACTAACCCTCGGGTTCAGTAGCGGGGAATTACAGGATCCACCTGCTGCGACCAAGCATCAATTCCACCGGTCACATTCGTGGCCGCGATTCCCTGCTGACCCAACAGCTCAACAGCACGCGCAGAGCGCCCCCCGAGCTTGCAGTGCACCAAAAGGCGCCGTCCCTCAGCCAAAGCACGAACGCGATCGATCGCCTCTCCACTCTCCAGCGAGGCCAACGGAACCAAGTGACTTCCTTCAATCGAAGCCACCTCTGCCTCAGCAAGATTGCGCACATCGACAAGCGCAATCTTGTCTGGAGCTGAATCGAGTAAGGCCTTCAGTTCCGTGACAGTGATGGCTTCCATCTCCGATGACGCCGGACGGCAAAACTGGCGGTAGTCAATCAGGCTCTCAACCTTCGGTCGGTCTGGATCAACGCGGAGGGTGAGTTCCCGAAATCGCATCGCCAAGGCATCAACCACCAGAAGTCGACCATCCAGGCAGTCACCGATGCCGGTGATCAATTTGATCGCTTCGGTGGCCTGGAGCAGACCGATCAGCCCAGGCATCACACCCATCACACCAGCCTCCGAGCAGGATGGAACAGCGTCCGGCGGAGGTGGTTCCGGCAGCAGGTCGCGGTAGTTGGGGCTCGTCGGCGTGCTGTTGAACACGCTGACCTGGCCGTCAAAGCGCTGCACGGAGCCATAGACGAGGGGTTTCCCAAGCAACACACAGGCGTCGTTGATCAGATACCGGCTGGGAAAGTTGTCAGTGCCATCACAGACCAAGTCGTAGGCACCGATGAGGTCCAGGGCATTGCCCACAGTCAGCATGTGTTCATGCACCTCCACCTGGCAGTGGGGATTGAGATCGTGGATCCGCGCGGCGGCCGAGCGGGCCTTGGAACCACCAACCCCGCTGGAGCTGTGGATCACCTGCCGCTGGAGATTGGAGAGCTCCACCACATCTCCATCCACGATTCCGATGCGACCCACACCTGCCGCGGCCAGGTACAGCAGCAGAGGAGATCCCAGTCCCCCGCTGCCAACACAGAGCACAGAAGCAGACTTCAGCCGGAGCTGACCGGCAGGACCAACCTCGGGAAGGATCAGATGGCGGGCGTAGCGCCCCCGCTCATCAGCACTCAGCATCGGTTGGTCATGCATGGTTTTGAGTGTCCCAGAGCTGAATCGGGATTTCATCCACGCTGCGGTCACCATGCAGCCACCAGGCCCGCAGGCCAAGCGAGGCAGAGAGAATCAGCATCAAACTTTCAGCCTCCCCCCAGCGCCGATCGTGGGGCGAGGGAACGGGCTCGGACGCCGGATGGGAGTGGGCTACACCAAGACAACATTGATGGCGATCCCGGGCCCATCGCTGGGCTGCTAACTGCTCCCTGGGATCCACCAGAAACCGTCTACGACGATCGTGGACAGGCCGCTGACCGGATGCCCCTCGTCCCCAGACATTGCAACAGGGCCAGATCGTGATCAGCCTCAAACAGCCTGCATTTGTCCGTTGTCCCAGCAGCAAGGCACAACCTTCTTCGGGGTGAGGCGCCAACAACATGCGGCGCAAATCCGTGTGGCATCGGTAATCAATTTGCAGGACGGATGGCGTAGACCGCGCTGCACCGATACGCTCAGCTGAAATTGTGAAGGATTTAGTCGTTCTCATGAGTGACGCCCCCACTGAAGTAAAGGATGCCGCCACAACTGTGACGACACCCGTCGACGCTCCTACTCAGGACGACACCACCTCCTTTGCTGAGCGCTATAGCGACGTTCTCGGCAAGGTGAACGAAACCCTCGATGGGGTCGACTGGAGCCAGATGGGCCGCATCGGCAAGATCGTCGGCATCTTTGCGGCCGTGATCATTGCTCAGATCCTGATCAAGGGAATCCTCGACACGATCAATCTGCTGCCAATCGTTCCGGGGCTGCTCGAACTGCTCGG
This window encodes:
- a CDS encoding cob(I)yrinic acid a,c-diamide adenosyltransferase, with the translated sequence MPRSIGIVTAADSRERSHGQLHIYDGEGKGKSQAALGVVLRTIGLGICEQRQTRVLLLRFLKGPGRAYDEDAAIEALQQGFPHLIDHLRTGRADHFTADEATRFDRDEAQRGWVIAKGAIASALYSVVVLDELNPVLDLGLLDLEDVVSTLSNRPEGMEIIVTGRAAPAPLVRVADLHSEMRAHRRPGMNDNRVVPLNVSSGIEIYTGEGKGKSTSALGKGLQAIGRGISQDKSHRVLILQWLKGGSGYTEDAAIAALRESYPHLVDHLRSGRDAIVWRGQQEPIDYVEAERAWEIARAAISSGLYKTVILDELNPTVDLELLPVEPILQTLLRKPAETEVIITGRCKNPPAYFDLASIHSEMVCHKHYAEQGVDLKRGVDY
- a CDS encoding CAAD domain-containing protein, yielding MSDAPTEVKDAATTVTTPVDAPTQDDTTSFAERYSDVLGKVNETLDGVDWSQMGRIGKIVGIFAAVIIAQILIKGILDTINLLPIVPGLLELLGVVVVGQWSWKNLTTSEKRNALVQRVQTLRKEYLG
- a CDS encoding M67 family metallopeptidase, with translation MRTTKSFTISAERIGAARSTPSVLQIDYRCHTDLRRMLLAPHPEEGCALLLGQRTNAGCLRLITIWPCCNVWGRGASGQRPVHDRRRRFLVDPREQLAAQRWARDRHQCCLGVAHSHPASEPVPSPHDRRWGEAESLMLILSASLGLRAWWLHGDRSVDEIPIQLWDTQNHA
- the moeB gene encoding molybdopterin-synthase adenylyltransferase MoeB produces the protein MHDQPMLSADERGRYARHLILPEVGPAGQLRLKSASVLCVGSGGLGSPLLLYLAAAGVGRIGIVDGDVVELSNLQRQVIHSSSGVGGSKARSAAARIHDLNPHCQVEVHEHMLTVGNALDLIGAYDLVCDGTDNFPSRYLINDACVLLGKPLVYGSVQRFDGQVSVFNSTPTSPNYRDLLPEPPPPDAVPSCSEAGVMGVMPGLIGLLQATEAIKLITGIGDCLDGRLLVVDALAMRFRELTLRVDPDRPKVESLIDYRQFCRPASSEMEAITVTELKALLDSAPDKIALVDVRNLAEAEVASIEGSHLVPLASLESGEAIDRVRALAEGRRLLVHCKLGGRSARAVELLGQQGIAATNVTGGIDAWSQQVDPVIPRY